AGGGCTTCTCTGGGACGACAAGATTGTGTCGAATTTGCATGAGCAAATGGCTTTCCGGGGCTCTAGGAATCAACGCCACCCGCAAGTATCAGTATGCTGCGCGGCAGTATCAGCCTGCCGCGCCCCGTTGTTCGTCTGCGCCGCCGCCGCCATCCAGGGTGAAATAGAATGTCCGACCATGTCGTCCCGCACTTCCACAATGACGCCGGCGTTCCGGTCATCGAGATCGGCTCGCAGGAGTTCATGTGCGTCGGCGCCAATCCGCCGTTCGATCACCCGCATGTCTTCCTCGATCTCGGCAACGACAACGAAATCATCTGCCCCTATTGCTCGACCCTGTACCGCTACGCCACCGACCTCGAGGCCGGCGAGGCCCGGCCGCCGGAGTGCGTGCTGAAGGTCGCCTGATCGCTCCGTGGCCGCGTCTCGCACCATCGTCGTCGCTGGTGCCGGGATCGGCGGACTGACGGCCTCGCTGGCGCTCGCCGCGCGAGGCTTTCGCGTCGTCGTGCTG
The sequence above is drawn from the Bradyrhizobium sediminis genome and encodes:
- a CDS encoding zinc-finger domain-containing protein; amino-acid sequence: MSDHVVPHFHNDAGVPVIEIGSQEFMCVGANPPFDHPHVFLDLGNDNEIICPYCSTLYRYATDLEAGEARPPECVLKVA